The Desulfovibrio subterraneus nucleotide sequence CATGGCGAAATAGATGTAGCCCTTGGGTACATGCACGCCCGCCCCTTCACCCACCAGCGTGAAGCCCACGAGAAGGAGAAAGGCCATGGCCAGCATCTTGAACGAAGGATGCGCCGTGACAAACTCGCCGATGGGTTTTGCCGCAAACAGCATCAGCCCCACCGAGGCAATGACCGCCAGCATCATGATGGGCAGATGCTCGACAAGCCCCACCGCCGTGATGACGGAATCCAGCGAAAAGATGATGTCCAGCAGCACGATCTGCACAATGGCCGCCGGGAAATTGGAAGCTCTGGGCGCCGTTTCGCTATGCGAATTCTCCATTTCGTGATGGATCTCCATGGTGGCCTTGGCCAGCAGGAACAGACCACCCGCAAGCAGGATGATGTCACGGCCGGATATGCCCCTGCCAAGCACCTCGAAGAGAGGCTCGGTAAGCGACATAACCCACGAGATGGAGGCCAGCAGCAGAAGACGCATGCCCATGGCCAGAATCAGGCCCAGCCTTCTGGCCTTGTCCCGCTGCGAAGCGGGAAGCCGTGATGTGACAAGGGAAAGAAAGACGATGTTGTCGATACCGAGCACAATCTCAAGCGCGGTAAGCGTAAGAAAGCCGACCCATGCATGGGGATCGAGCATCCATGTGAACATGAAACATTCCTGAAGCGGACGGGGGGCAAAGTCCGAGAAGCTGTCGGGCGGTCCGTGCGCCTTTCATCTTCCAGGTCTTGCCAAGGCCATCCCGCATGCGCCAGAGCCGAACGGCCCGAGATTGTTGGTACATGCTTTCCGGCTCATGCCGGAAACGGCTACTCCCCTGTGGTGAGGGAGTAATTATTTACACGAACAGCCCCCTCGTCAAGGGGAAAACCCGCATACTTTTTGTCCCACAAAACCGGATACAAAGCGCTATTGCTGAAAATAATAGTACCACCGTACTTGCGTATCAAAAATTGTTTGTGTAAACAAACGAAAAGATCGGGCACGTGGCAAGTCGCTCGCGACGCACGGCAGGCGCGCCGCACGAACGCACACACAACCGCACCAAACGGGATACGCATGTACTTCAAGAACTACGACAATACTATCCATTTCGAAATCATGGTCCGTATAGCCAAGGCCTTCCATAGTGACGACTTTGAAGCTGCCGTAGACAGAATCCCGCAGGAAATGCGTCCGCGTTCTCCCAAAAGCTCGCGTTGCTGTATCTACCGTGACCGCGCAATCATCAAATACCGCTGCATGGCCACCCTCGGGTTTGCCATTGAGAACGAAGAAAACGAACTGAAGCCCCTTTCCGCCTACGCCCGCGAAGCATTGGAACGCGACAGCGTGCGGGGTAACATGATCACCTTCATAGATGAAGCTTGCAACGGCTGCGTGCGCACCCATTACGAGGCCACCAGCGCATGCCGTGGCTGCCTGGCAGAAGCCTGCGTGCAGCACTGTCCCAAAGATGCCGTGCAGGTGATTAACGGCAAGTCCGTGATCGACCCTGAGAAGTGTATCAAGTGCGGCAAGTGCATGGACGCCTGCCCGTATCACGCCATCGTCTACATTCCCATTCCCTGCGAGGAATCCTGCCCCACAGGAGCCATTTCAAAGGACGTGAGCGGCAAGGAAGTCATCGACTACTCCAAGTGCATCTTCTGCGGCAAGTGCCTGGCAGCCTGTCCGTTCACCGCCGTGCTTGAGCGTTCGCAGATGGTTGACGTGATGCAGCGGATGAAAAACGGAAAATCCATGGTTGCCATGATCGCACCGGCCATCGCGGGCGAGTTCAACGCCAGCATGAAGCAGCTTGCAACCGCGCTGCGCCGTATAGGTTTCAGCGACGTGGTGGAAGTGGCCGCAGGCGCGGACATCACCGCACGCCGCGAGGCAGACGAATTTATCGAACGCATGGAGCACGGCGCGTCTTTCATGACCACCTCGTGCTGCCCTGCCTATACCGAGCTTGTGCGCAAGCATGTTCCCGAGCTTGCCCCCCACGTTTCCGACACCCGCACCCCCATGCACTACACCGCACGGATGGTGAAAGAGCGTGATGCGGAAAGCTGCACCGTCTTTGTGGGTCCCTGCGTTGCCAAGCGGCACGAAGGCACCAATGACGAATACGTGGATCACGTACTGACCTTTCAGGAACTGGAAGCCATGTTTCAGGCACACGGCATCGTGATTGCCGAATGCGAAGAAAGCGAATTCGGCATAGCCGGATGTCGCGAAGGTCGTAGCTTCCCCGTGAGCGGCGGGGTAACGGCCGGAATCCGTTCCATGATCAACGAGCGAGCGGAGATTCTTCGCCCCACCATCGTGGATGGCCTTACCTCCAAAACGCTCAAGGAACTCAGAAATTTTGTCAAAAAAGGCGCACCCGGCAACTTTGTGGAAGTCATGGGATGCGAGGGCGGCTGTGTGGCCGGTCCCGCAACCGTAGTACCCGCCCGCAAAGCCGCCAAGAAGTGCACCGAATACGCATTATCCAGTCCGAGCGCTCTCAGCGTCGAGAGAGCCAGCGACTGATCCACAAAGAGAGACAACGGAGTTTGCCCACTCCGAGTTTGATCATGCCTGCAAACTGTTCTCTCAAGCCCACTGGACCGGGGCCAGCCCACGTCCCCGGTCCGAATTTCCCCTTCTGCGGGGGCGGCATAACACTCCTATAGCACCCCCCTTCCCCAGCCGTCCCCGCAGAAATCCAGGCACCCCACAGGAGTTCTGCATGCACCACAGCACCCGCCATCTGCCCGATTTCATAGATAACAGCCGCATTGAAAACGCCCTTTCAGACACAGGGTTCAGTGACGATTCGGTTGCCATACGGGACATACTCGCCAAGGCTGATGCCAAGGCAGGTCTCAGCATGGAAGAGGCGGCATGCCTGTTGAAAACGCAGAACCCGGAATCCGTGCAGGCCATTCTGGAAACAGCTTCGCGCCTCAAAAAATCCATCTACGGCAACCGTCTTGTCCTTTTCGCTCCCCTTTACGTTACCAACGAATGCTGCAACCGCTGCCTGTACTGCGGTTTTCAGGACACCAATGCGCAGCTTGAACGCCGCACGCTGACGGATGAAGAACTGCGCGAAGAAGTGCGCATTCTGGAATCGCAGGGGCAGAAACGCCTGCTGCTGGTCTACGGCGAGCACCCCACGCTGGGGGCGGAATGGATGGCCCGGACCATGCGCACGGTCTATGAAACAAGCTCCGGCGATTGCGGCCAGATACGCCGTGTGAACGTGAACTGCGCCCCGCTTTCCGTGGAAGGGTTCCGCACCCTCAAAGCAGAGGGCATAGGCACCTACCAGTGTTTTCAGGAAACCTACCACCGCCCCACCTATGCGGCCATGCACCTGCGCGGCCCCAAAAGCGACTACCTGTGGCGGCTCTATGCCCTGCACCGCGCCATGGAAGCAGGCATTGACGACGTGGGCATAGGCCCCCTTTTCGGCTTGTACAATCCCGATTTCGAGGTGCTCGCCACGCTCAACCACGCAGCGCAGCTGGAAAAGGATTGCGGCGTGGGTCCGCACACGGTTTCCTTCCCCCGTCTGGAACCTGCCCTTGGAGCGCATGTTGCCAGCCGCCCGCCGCATGCCCTTTCCGACTCCCATTTCACGCGCATAGTGGCCGTGCTGCGCCTTGCGCTGCCCTACACGGGACTCATTCTTTCCACACGGGAATCCGCAGAGCTGCGGACCAGACTCATCGAGGTGGGCGTATCGCAGATATCCGCAGCCTCGCGCACCTATCCCGGCGGCTATGCCGATGCGGAAAAGGCCACAAAGAGGTCATGCTCCTGCAGCAATGCGGACTCACACAGCCAGAACACGCCGGAGCAGAACCACGTGCATGCAACCGGGAAACCGGAAGCCCAGCAATTTGCCACCGGCGACCACCGCACGCTGGATGAAGTGGTTCACGACATTGTGGCCAACCACGGCTACCTGCCCTCATGGTGCACGGCCTGCTACCGCGCAGGGCGCACCGGCGACCATTTCATGGACCTTGCGAAGACAGGGGGCATACAGAAGTTCTGCCACCCTAACTCTCTGCTCACCTTTCAGGAATACCTGCTGGATTACGCCACCGCGCAGACACGCGAGGCGGGTGAACGACTCATCGCCGCAGAGCTGGCCGGACAGCCGGAATCGCGCCGCCTGAAATTACAGGCAATGCTGGAACGCATCCGCAACGGCGAACGGGATCTATATATCTAGGCGGCTTCATCTTTCCGGCCGGACATGAGGGAATCAATCTCCAACGGGTCGCTGGCTTCACTGTTGCGCACGAGCGATATGGCATCGTTGGCGCACTGAAAACGGCACACTCCGCAGCCCATGCATTCTGCGGCATCCACAACCGCAGTACCCCCATCCATGTGTATGGCGCTGAACTGGCATTTCTTCGCGCATTTGCCGCAGCCCACACAGCGTTCCGCATCCACCGTTGCAAGGTAGCCCGAGGATTCCAGCATGGGCACGCCGTTGAAATGCGCCCGCATGGCCCCGCAACAGCATGAGCAGCAGTTGCATATGGCGTAATAGCGGCCGAGCACCGCCTCCTTGAAAAAGGCGTGCGTCACATGCCCCCTGCGGTTTTCTTCCTCTATCACACGTACAGCCTCGTCCGGCGTTACCCGACGGGTCTTGTCCGGGTGATGCTCCTCCACAAAGGTCACGAACGGCTCACCCACGATCATGCACACATCCAGCGGCAGGCAGGGATTCTCGCTGTTCACGCGGCATGGGCAATCGAACAAAACAATATGGTCGGGATGTTCAAGGATAAGGTCCTTGGCCGAGGAATACGGCAGCACCTTCTCAAGATTGGGGAGTGCTATGCTCCGCTTTACCATTATCAGCTTGCGGGCTGATTCGGTGCGCAGCACCTTGCCGTGGTAGGTATCCGCAAATCCGCCGGTCCCTTTAGGTGAGGCAAAGTCGCTCTCCTTCCACAAACCAAGGCGGTCCGCTATCCAGCAAAGCGGTTCGCTGAGATAGCGCGACAGGGGATGATGGCCCTTGCCTATCCCAATGTAAAAATAGGGAAAACGCAGGTAGAAGTAGCCGTGCAGGAACTCCGCAAAGGAAAAATCCTCCTTCTTGCGAAACTCTCTGTACAGCTGCACGGTGGAAGGATGGGCTATGTGCTCAAGAACCCGTTCAAACTGCAGCATGGGTGTTGCCTCCTTTCGTGCCGTGTGGTCCCGGTTGCGGACGAAAGGACATGACGGGATCATACACCATTCCGTCAACGGGTGACAACCACCTGATGAAATCCCGACCGGTGCACCGGTCAGTATTCTGATCGAATGTCGAGGGAATATCCTGAGCTATACGGAATCAGCCGTCGTTGCGGCTCCGTCTGTATCCGTGGGGAAAGCCGGGGTCATAGAGCTTGGAAAAACGGGCAGAACCGTCTTCACCCGGCAGCACAAGAAACACGGTCTGGCGATGCAGCCCATGTTCGCGCACGGCCTCAAGCATACCGCCTATGGTGGTGTGTACTAGCTTCTGCTCCGGCCAGCCCACACGATAGGCCACAATAACGGCCACAGTATCTTCCAGCCCGCCCGCGCGCAGTTCATCCACTATGCCCTGCGGGTTGGCCGCGGAAAGATAGATGGCCATGGCGCACCTGTGGCGGGCCAGATCGCGGAGCTTTTCCGTATCGGGAACGGGCGTGCGCCCTTCCAGCCGGGTGATGATGAAGGATTGAGAGAGATCGGGAACCGTCAGCGAGGTGGACGAGGCAGCAGCGGCAGCAAACCCTGCGGTCACCCCGGGTACCACCGCATGGCGGATGCCTTCTGCATCCAGAAGATGCATCTGCTCGCGTATGGCCCCGTAGAGAGAAGGATCGCCCGTATGCACGCGGGCCACCATGCCGCCCGCCGCAACTGTGCGCATGATGCAGGCATGGGTTTCTTCAAGGTTCATGGGGGCGGAATCCACAACCAGCGCATCGGCACGGGCATGGGCAACAACCGCTTCGGGAACAAGCGAACCCGCATACAGCACAAGGTCGGCCTCGGCGATGAGTCGCTGTCCTTTCACGGTAATCAGCTCAGGGTCTCCCGGCCCTGCGCCTATGAACCAAACCTGAATCCGCTCCTCTCCCTGCGCACCGGTCGCGGCGCCCTGCTCATGAACCTGCATTAACTTTCCTGTAATATTTCTCGGTAATGGAATCTATGGTGCCGTCGTGGTGCATCTGCAAGAGAATCTTGTCCAGTTTTTTGCGCACATCCGTCAAGTTGGACAGACGGGAAAAAGCAATATACGAGGGAATTTTATCTCCGACAGGCCCCAAGGCATACAGTTTGTCCGCGAATCCGGCCTGTTCTGCAAGATAAATGGCCACATCCCGCTCCAGAGGTGCCACCTGCACCTTGCCGGCAGCGACCGATTCCATGAGCTCCGCCAAAGTATACATCTCTATCTGTCGCGGAAATAAGCCGCTGCGCAAAGCTTCGTCCACGACCGGCCCGTAACTGTAGCTGAGAACCACGCCCACGGTCTTTCCGGCAAGGCTGCGCATATCCCCTTTCCACTTCAGCGAAGCATCTGTGGTGAAAAAGTAGACGTGATCATAAAACATCTCATTGGTGCAGAAATCGAAAATCTCGCTCCGCTCCTGCGTCCAGTAGATGTTGACGATGGCGTCCGCTCCGCCGTTCTTCACCAGATACATGGCACGGGACCACGGAACCGTTTTGAGTTCAAAATCGATATCCGCGCGGCGCATGGCCTCCGCAACAATATCCACCGCTGCTCCGGTTGCCCCCAGAGGTACCGATGGAGTGCGCACTATCTGCGGCGGAAATTCCGGCGCAACAAGAACAATTTTTTCAGCCTGTACAGGGAGGCAAAAACACATGACTAACACAAGAGTAAGGAATCCGGTCAGCCGCCTCATACGTCCCCTCCGCTCTCCCGTGAGCAATTTCAGCCGCCCGCTCAAAGCCTTTATGCCCGTCCGGAGACGGGCATAAAGGCTTTAAACGCAGAGCCTTATTTATCTGATTTGTCCTGATGCCCGTAATATTTCCGTTCCCACAACGCAATGTCTCCATTCTCCCGCATGGCCCGAAGAACCTCATCAAGCCTGTCCCGCAGCTGCTGCAGGTTGCGCTTTTTTGAAAAAGCCACATAGGAAGGCACGCTTTCCACAATGGGGTTCAGCGCAACAAGCATACCTTCTTTTCCGACGGATTTGGCCAGATAGCGGGCAACATCGCTGTCACTTAGAACAACATCAACATTCCCGTCCATTAGAGCATTGATGTTTTCCTGCATGCTATAGAATTCTATGATGTTAATTTCTCCGGAAACTTTGGCAGCATCCGCCCTGGCTCCGTGGCTGAACCCCAGAGCCACACCAAGACGTTTGCCTGCTATGCTCCTGAAGTCGCCATTCCATCCTATCGTTGTTCCGGCGCGGGCAAAGAGATACACCCTCTCGAAGAAAAGCGGCTCGGAACAATAATCCAGCACCTGTTGTCGTTCCGGCGTCATATACAGATTGATGACTCCGTCCACAACTCCCTGCTCGACAAGATACAGACTCCTCGCCCACGGGTAGACCTTAAGCGTGTAGGATACGCCCATCTTGTCCAGCGCAGCGGAAACGATATCCACCGACAGGCCGGAAGCCCCATGCGGGCTCGATGAATCTGCAAAGGAATGGGGCGGGTATTCCGGAACAACAAAGGAAAGCGGTTCCGCAGCTTCAGCGGTTCCCGCAACAAACAGCATGACAATCAGAAGTATCGGGAAGACACGCATTACGCACCTCCGGGCTTCTCCGCAGCGATGATGTATACGGGATTCTGCCCTTCCATGCGGAGGTCGCCCGCAAGAGGAACAGACACGGAAGACTGGATCATGGTTATATCCACCGCCCAGCCCTGTTCGGCCAGATACCGGCGGCAGCGTTCGAGGGTTCCCAGCAGAACACAATGGACGACAAGCCGTCCTCCCGGTCGAAGACGGGGGCAGACGACATCAAGCAGCGCGCCGTCCTTGCCGAGTCCGCCGCCGATAAAAATGCGGTGCGGATCGGGCAGTTCCTTGAGGCAGGCAGGCAAGGTGCCATGCACCACCTCCAGCGCCAACGCCCCGAACCGCTTGCGGTTTTCACGAATCATTCCCACGCGGTTGCCGTTGCGTTCCACGGCGTACACCTCTCCCGCCTGCAGCAGGGCACAGGCTTCTATGCCCAGTGAACCGCTACCGGCACCAAGGTCCCACAACACGTTGTCCGGAGCAAGGCGAAGGGCTGCAAGTCCGGCGGCACGCACCGGCCATTTGGTGATGAGCCCTTTGTCTGAAATATAGGCATCGTCCATGGTACCCAGAGCAAGGGGGTGTTCCGGGTTGCCTTTTCTTTCCAGCAGTACAAGGTTGAGGCGGGAAAAACTCTTTGTTGCCGCCTTGGCAAGCGGATAACGGTCAAAATGCTCATCTTCCGAACCGAGGTTCTCGAACACCCACATGGAGAACCATTCCGCGCCCTTATCAAGCAGGCGCTGCGCAATGGCGGCGGGTATATTCCGGTCGTCGGTCAGAATCGCAACCCAGTTACGCATGCGAAGCGCATTATAGAGCGGAACATAGTCGTCACGGCCGTGCAAAGAGACGCAAACCACCTCATGCCACGGCACCTTGGCCCGTGCGGCTGCGGCTTGCAGGGACGTGATATTGGGATAGAAATGCACTCCGTCGGGACCGAATTCATCCACAAGACGGGTACCAATGCCGAAGAAGAGAGGGTCGCCATCTGCCAGCACAACGATATCCCTTCCGGCTCCGTCGTGGGCGGCAATGTCGGCAAATACGGATTCAAGCGGTGCGGTTATGGCAATCTTGACAGCGGGATGATCTTCAAACATGACCAGCTGACGCTTGCCACCCACAAGTACCTCGGCACCGTCTATGACCCCCGAGTGCAGGTCGGGCAGAGCTTCCGAATCCACTCCCAGACCGACAACCTGAATCGGCATATGCACTTTCCCCTTTTGGCGAAGGAACTCGCCGGCTAAAAAAGCGGCCGCTCTCCGCCTACACTACGGCAAGCTGCCTGCCGTCAAAATCAAACACGTGCACTGTTACATGGGCCTTGTTTCCGGTCCAGTGCAGGGCGCATATCTTTGCGCGCTGCGCAACAGCCTTTACAATATGCTCCATGACACGGCCGTTTTCAATTATTTGCAATGCCTGCCGCGCGGTATTGGCCTGCTGCACCTCACGCGCAAGCTCTTCGGAGGCGCCCCCTTCACGGCACCAGCCGGCAAGCAGGGCAAAATCCAGCGACTCGGTGCGGGCATGCGTATAGGCATGTCCCTGCGCCAGTTTGACCAGCTTGCCGAAGAAGCATCCCCACGCAATACGCTCAAATCCCTTCCCCACGGCCTGCTCAAGTGAGAATGCCGCAAAATCCGCCGCCTGCACAAAGGCACGCTCCGGCCAGTCCGGATACTGCGCCATGAGCAGGCGTTCGCTGCGCCTGCCGGTGGAAAGACCT carries:
- a CDS encoding TerC family protein is translated as MFTWMLDPHAWVGFLTLTALEIVLGIDNIVFLSLVTSRLPASQRDKARRLGLILAMGMRLLLLASISWVMSLTEPLFEVLGRGISGRDIILLAGGLFLLAKATMEIHHEMENSHSETAPRASNFPAAIVQIVLLDIIFSLDSVITAVGLVEHLPIMMLAVIASVGLMLFAAKPIGEFVTAHPSFKMLAMAFLLLVGFTLVGEGAGVHVPKGYIYFAMAFSLGVELLNLRRVQRVQADR
- a CDS encoding 4Fe-4S dicluster domain-containing protein; the protein is MYFKNYDNTIHFEIMVRIAKAFHSDDFEAAVDRIPQEMRPRSPKSSRCCIYRDRAIIKYRCMATLGFAIENEENELKPLSAYAREALERDSVRGNMITFIDEACNGCVRTHYEATSACRGCLAEACVQHCPKDAVQVINGKSVIDPEKCIKCGKCMDACPYHAIVYIPIPCEESCPTGAISKDVSGKEVIDYSKCIFCGKCLAACPFTAVLERSQMVDVMQRMKNGKSMVAMIAPAIAGEFNASMKQLATALRRIGFSDVVEVAAGADITARREADEFIERMEHGASFMTTSCCPAYTELVRKHVPELAPHVSDTRTPMHYTARMVKERDAESCTVFVGPCVAKRHEGTNDEYVDHVLTFQELEAMFQAHGIVIAECEESEFGIAGCREGRSFPVSGGVTAGIRSMINERAEILRPTIVDGLTSKTLKELRNFVKKGAPGNFVEVMGCEGGCVAGPATVVPARKAAKKCTEYALSSPSALSVERASD
- the hydG gene encoding [FeFe] hydrogenase H-cluster radical SAM maturase HydG — translated: MHHSTRHLPDFIDNSRIENALSDTGFSDDSVAIRDILAKADAKAGLSMEEAACLLKTQNPESVQAILETASRLKKSIYGNRLVLFAPLYVTNECCNRCLYCGFQDTNAQLERRTLTDEELREEVRILESQGQKRLLLVYGEHPTLGAEWMARTMRTVYETSSGDCGQIRRVNVNCAPLSVEGFRTLKAEGIGTYQCFQETYHRPTYAAMHLRGPKSDYLWRLYALHRAMEAGIDDVGIGPLFGLYNPDFEVLATLNHAAQLEKDCGVGPHTVSFPRLEPALGAHVASRPPHALSDSHFTRIVAVLRLALPYTGLILSTRESAELRTRLIEVGVSQISAASRTYPGGYADAEKATKRSCSCSNADSHSQNTPEQNHVHATGKPEAQQFATGDHRTLDEVVHDIVANHGYLPSWCTACYRAGRTGDHFMDLAKTGGIQKFCHPNSLLTFQEYLLDYATAQTREAGERLIAAELAGQPESRRLKLQAMLERIRNGERDLYI
- a CDS encoding ATP-binding protein, with amino-acid sequence MLQFERVLEHIAHPSTVQLYREFRKKEDFSFAEFLHGYFYLRFPYFYIGIGKGHHPLSRYLSEPLCWIADRLGLWKESDFASPKGTGGFADTYHGKVLRTESARKLIMVKRSIALPNLEKVLPYSSAKDLILEHPDHIVLFDCPCRVNSENPCLPLDVCMIVGEPFVTFVEEHHPDKTRRVTPDEAVRVIEEENRRGHVTHAFFKEAVLGRYYAICNCCSCCCGAMRAHFNGVPMLESSGYLATVDAERCVGCGKCAKKCQFSAIHMDGGTAVVDAAECMGCGVCRFQCANDAISLVRNSEASDPLEIDSLMSGRKDEAA
- the cobM gene encoding precorrin-4 C(11)-methyltransferase yields the protein MQVHEQGAATGAQGEERIQVWFIGAGPGDPELITVKGQRLIAEADLVLYAGSLVPEAVVAHARADALVVDSAPMNLEETHACIMRTVAAGGMVARVHTGDPSLYGAIREQMHLLDAEGIRHAVVPGVTAGFAAAAASSTSLTVPDLSQSFIITRLEGRTPVPDTEKLRDLARHRCAMAIYLSAANPQGIVDELRAGGLEDTVAVIVAYRVGWPEQKLVHTTIGGMLEAVREHGLHRQTVFLVLPGEDGSARFSKLYDPGFPHGYRRSRNDG
- a CDS encoding substrate-binding periplasmic protein, with protein sequence MDIVAEAMRRADIDFELKTVPWSRAMYLVKNGGADAIVNIYWTQERSEIFDFCTNEMFYDHVYFFTTDASLKWKGDMRSLAGKTVGVVLSYSYGPVVDEALRSGLFPRQIEMYTLAELMESVAAGKVQVAPLERDVAIYLAEQAGFADKLYALGPVGDKIPSYIAFSRLSNLTDVRKKLDKILLQMHHDGTIDSITEKYYRKVNAGS
- a CDS encoding substrate-binding periplasmic protein, encoding MRVFPILLIVMLFVAGTAEAAEPLSFVVPEYPPHSFADSSSPHGASGLSVDIVSAALDKMGVSYTLKVYPWARSLYLVEQGVVDGVINLYMTPERQQVLDYCSEPLFFERVYLFARAGTTIGWNGDFRSIAGKRLGVALGFSHGARADAAKVSGEINIIEFYSMQENINALMDGNVDVVLSDSDVARYLAKSVGKEGMLVALNPIVESVPSYVAFSKKRNLQQLRDRLDEVLRAMRENGDIALWERKYYGHQDKSDK
- the cbiE gene encoding precorrin-6y C5,15-methyltransferase (decarboxylating) subunit CbiE encodes the protein MPIQVVGLGVDSEALPDLHSGVIDGAEVLVGGKRQLVMFEDHPAVKIAITAPLESVFADIAAHDGAGRDIVVLADGDPLFFGIGTRLVDEFGPDGVHFYPNITSLQAAAARAKVPWHEVVCVSLHGRDDYVPLYNALRMRNWVAILTDDRNIPAAIAQRLLDKGAEWFSMWVFENLGSEDEHFDRYPLAKAATKSFSRLNLVLLERKGNPEHPLALGTMDDAYISDKGLITKWPVRAAGLAALRLAPDNVLWDLGAGSGSLGIEACALLQAGEVYAVERNGNRVGMIRENRKRFGALALEVVHGTLPACLKELPDPHRIFIGGGLGKDGALLDVVCPRLRPGGRLVVHCVLLGTLERCRRYLAEQGWAVDITMIQSSVSVPLAGDLRMEGQNPVYIIAAEKPGGA